A window of the Cutaneotrichosporon cavernicola HIS019 DNA, chromosome: 6 genome harbors these coding sequences:
- the DEF1 gene encoding uncharacterized protein (CUE domain), translated as MATVGELNKKFAPQLEQLQAIFPDWDEQDLVFALQDSKGNVEDTVLAISEGRASQFTQATKKKPAKTAGPKAYGGRNADSWETQDSFVGGGRGGRSGGRGGRGGGMARGIAAVRGARIGRAGARAGRGGYGNVNGDVKKSDAPLEAWPTTTATTADGWNAQVEQAEAASAHAEDGRGEPAQPEAKPEEPVVAPEPVKRGAWGKELPKSVQPPKQAAAPVAAPVAAPALAPAPVAAAPAAPAQPPPKPKMTWAQIAKPVEKPKPAPTPPAPAPKAPEPQPKPEVVEEESLEAEEEIVQPEPEVTEAEEPEKVTEEVPEVPVAKPEPEVVEPALQPEPEAAKETPAPPPQEESWASDPAIVGSAAPATAPEPVTTYTGPPGFNSVASKAVGSQQPRTSSRGAHRFKNTGGEAVVLPAQASGVSSMEIQFGNLSFGGLNGDGVETPVQPEEAPTAQSPVAHAPSVPAAAPQQAAPAQQASSWQQAAPQQPTGFPGQPQGQSYESYGQQQGHQQEAQQQQPQQQQPQQQPQQQQLQQPQQSQYGYRQEGYYNPISSQGQQGQQNEQSQQQQQQQQAQQQQPHQQQQQPQQQSYDQFGAGGFSNQWPGQQQPQPNEYGQGRNFDSFSNAGYNRPPADEPKQQVPTAAAAPSQPQQSLPHQQNQYYSAIGSMGNMGYYQHPSGPYNPYYQYGHTHNPGFQQYYPMASRQMYGQPPSHQPPAPIPTNKPTPPTHSPYGAPNQYPSSGYEDQSYGLGRFGDANKASGNLQSGQSQQNPQPIGAGSLPQSGYQQQGLHNFLGGGTPTGAAGSQQPNRPQASTPEDSFKGQGAGSQQSGASAAGVGARGAQPQQPQTQQAFASYPYGGYQSHDWSPYGQQQQQQQQQQQQHYGASRNGGYTNWQQ; from the exons ATGGCAACAGTTGGCGAACTGAACAAAAAGTTCGCCccgcagctcgagcagctgcagGCAATCTTCCCCGATTGGGACGAGCAGGACCTCGTGTTTGCCCTTCAAGACTCCAAGGGTAACGTCGAGGACACTGTTCTTGCCATCTCTGAGG GCCGCGCGTCCCAGTTCACCCAAGCCACAAAGAAGAAGCCCGCCAAGACGGCTGGACCCAAGGCCTACGGCGGTCGGAACGCCGACAGCTGGGAGACTCAAGACTCGTTTGTTGggggcggccgcggcggacgCTCTGGTGGCAGAGGCGGACGGGGTGGTGGTATGGCTCGCGGCATAG CAGCCGTGCGTGGGGCTCGTATCGGACGCGCTGGAGCGCGTGCTGGTCGCGGCGGCTATGGCAACGTGAACGGCGACGTCAAGAAGAGCGACGCGCCCTTGGAGGcgtggccgacgacgaccgcgacgaccgcCGACGGCTGGAACGCCCAGGTCGAGCAGGCAGAGGCTGCCTCCGCGCATGCTGAAGACGGCAGGGGAGAGCCTGCCCAGCCAGAGGCAAAGCCGGAGGAGCCGGTCGTCGCCCCCGAGCCCGTGAAGAGAGGCGCATGGGGCAAGGAGCTGCCAAAGTCTGTCCAGCCTCCCAAGCAGGCTGCTGCCCCAGTTGCTGCCCCAGTTgctgcgccggcgctggcgccggccCCGGTTGCGGCTGCACCTGCTGCGCCtgctcagcctcctcccaagcccaagatgACTTGGGCCCAGATTGCCAA GCCCGTCGagaagcccaagcccgcacccactcctcctgctcctgccCCGAAGGCTCCAGAGCCGCAGCCCAAGCCAGAGgtcgtggaggaggagtctctggaggccgaggaggagatcgtGCAGCCTGAGCCCGAGGTCACCGAGGCAGAGGAGCCAGAGAAGGTCACTGAGGAGGTTCCTGAGGTGCCCgtcgccaagcccgagcccgaggtgGTTGAGCCTGCGTTGCAGCCCGAGCCAGAGGCTGCTAAGGAGACccctgcgcctcctccgcagGAGGAGTCTTGGGCGTCTGACCCAGCTATCGTTGGGTCCGCTGCTCCCGCCACTGCCCCGGAACCCGTCACCACCTACACCGGCCCTCCCGGCTTCAACTCTGTCGCGTCCAAGGCTGTCGGTTCGCAGCAGCCCAGGACTTCGTCCCGCGGTGCGCACCGTTTCAAGAAcactggcggcgaggctgtTGTTCTCCCTGCACAGGCGAGCGGTGTGTCGTCGATGGAGATCCAGTTCGGCAACTTGAGCTTTGGTGGCCTCAACGGCGACGGTGTTGAGACACCCGTCCAGCCCGAGGAAGCTCCCACTGCTCAGTCTCCGGTCGCCCACGCCCCCTCCGTCCCCGCAGCCGCTCCTCAGCAGGCTGCTCCCGCCCAGCAGGCCTCGTCCTGGCAGCAGGCTGCTCCTCAGCAACCTACTGGGTTCCCTGGCCAGCCGCAGGGCCAGTCCTACGAGTCGTACGGGCAACAGCAGGGCCACCAGCAAgaggcgcagcagcagcagcctcagcagcagcagccccagcagcagccccagcagcagcagctccAGCAACCTCAGCAGTCGCAGTATGGCTACCGCCAGGAAGGCTACTACAACCCCATCAGCTCACAGGGACAGCAGGGACAGCAGAACGAGCAGtcgcagcagcagcagcagcagcagcaggcccagcagcagcagccacaccagcagcagcagcaaccCCAGCAGCAATCGTACGACCAGTTCGGTGCGGGCGGTTTCAGCAACCAGTGGCctggccagcagcagccacAGCCCAACGAGTACGGTCAGGGCCGCAACTTTGACTCATTCTCGAACGCTGGCTACAACCGGCCTCCTGCCGACGAGCCCAAGCAGCAGGTTCCCACCGCGGCCGCTGCTCCTTCGCAGCCCCAGCAGAGCCTGCCGCACCAGCAGAACCAGTACTACTCGGCTATCGGCAGCATGGGCAACATGGGTTACTACCAGCACCCGTCGGGTCCTTACAACCCCTACTACCAGT ACGGCCACACCCACAACCCCGGGTTCCAGCAGTACTACCCGATGGCTAGCCGCCAGATGTACGGTCAGCCTCCCTCCCACCAGCCCCCCGCACCGATCCCCACCAACAAGCCTACGCCGCCCACGCACTCGCCGTACGGTGCGCCCAACCAGTACCCGTCGTCTGGCTATGAGGACCAGTCGTACGGCCTCGGGCGCTTCGGAGACGCGAACAAGGCCAGCGGCAACTTGCAGTCTGGGCAGAGCCAGCAGAACCCCCAGCCCATTGGAGCCGGGTCGCTCCCCCAGTCCGGCTACCAACAGCAAGGTCTGCATAacttcctcggcggcggcacgcCAACTGGCGCTGCGGGATCGCAGCAGCCCAACCGGCCCCAGGCCAGCACGCCCGAGGATAGCTTCAAGGGCCAGGGTGCCGGCAGCCAGCAGTCTGGCGCCAGTGCCGCCGGTGTGGGCGCGCGGGGTGCGCAGCCCCAGCAGCCCCAGACGCAGCAGGCGTTCGCGTCGTACCCGTATGGTGGCTACCAGAGCCACGACTGGTCGCCCTAcgggcagcagcagcaacagcaacagcagcagcagcagcagcactACGGGGCCTCGCGCAACGGCGGCTACACCAACTGGCAGCAGTAG